In Hydrogenimonas thermophila, a genomic segment contains:
- a CDS encoding DNA-directed RNA polymerase subunit omega — translation MRLEKVAALALEKANFNRYLLSSAVSKRANELADGAEPKVEMDPKKHKYADIAIVEIAQGLIKIEGIDN, via the coding sequence ATGAGACTTGAAAAAGTAGCTGCACTTGCACTTGAAAAAGCAAACTTTAACAGATACCTTCTTTCATCAGCAGTTTCAAAACGTGCTAATGAACTTGCTGATGGTGCTGAGCCAAAAGTTGAAATGGATCCTAAAAAGCATAAATATGCAGATATTGCTATTGTTGAAATAGCTCAAGGATTGATTAAAATAGAGGGGATTGATAATTAA